CTGAAATTTTGAGAAATCGTGACAAATTATACAAAGATCTGAGTGTATCGAGATGAAATTAAAGTAAATATCCAAATACTATTAGTTAAATTCAGGGTTTACGGAGAAGACTTACCCGGAGTGCGCAGATCTGAGGTTTGGTTGAGGAGATCTAAGGGTTTAGGAAACTAAAAGGCGGAGAAGCAGAGATTAGAGGCAACTTTCATTGTGGACCGTCCGATCAAGCAGAGAAAACTACAGAGAGGAAGATGTAAATATATTGTTGTATCTGCAGGAAAGAAGCTCGGTGGCGTGGTGATTCTGGGTGAGCTGACCGTAATCTCCTCAGAGGGGAATCGGGCAGTTCGGGCAGCGTTAAAAACAAGCGAGATGGGAAAATATCCGGGAGTTAAAAGCTGCCCGTTGATTAGGTGTGGATTAGGGGTGCATAAGTTTGTTTTATttatcaattattattttcagcaaTTTACGCTTGAACATTTTTAAATAAGAAGACcgacttctttttttttaataacaaaaatataatatactACTAAATTTCGGTGTTGACTAATGtacctaatttttttttaaaaaaagaatagTCATAAAATAAGTGAACTTAGATCAAAATAATGGTCATTTGCGTCtggattaaaatatttaatcatgaatttaaatttatattttaaatttcactTGTATAATGTTTTTAAAAGGAAATGTTTCAAATTCATTCTTTTGAGATACATATAAGCTATTGcagggtttttttaaaaataaatcaataaacaatataaataattaaacattttATAACCAAAAATTAAAAACCAAAAACTTCACAGATCTATtataaaagacaaaaacttatatgagacggtctcacgggtcgtatttgtgagacagatcttttatttgggtcacccatgaaaaagtattactttttatactaagagtattactttttattatgaatataggTGTGAGGACCCAGGCTCTAACtcatttctttgggattaaatggatccttattataaaaagtgggtcaaatttttgcttttaacattgtatcaaatgttaataaaactaaGCACAATAGATACTTCTActttatttcatcaaatgtacatacaagtcttgttATTATACATTCGTACAAACTAATGTTTAGAACAAACTACTATCTACCAATAATACAAACTAgtaaaaccactagtcctctgctgcgctcGAAGTCACCACTgctatcacgatctcatctctgtctcgacccagatcctgccccacctgttgttatgcacacatacagacataacaacagccggaaactccggtgagaacaaatcccagtatatacatgtatacatgcataaatcaatctaaaacatgaaacatgctattatgaatgagatccatataaacatgcaatgcgaatcaaaccatgtctggactcgactcgactcgactataactctagggatcccggtgtgaataagacgatctatcacctaccctcccaatcggggtgactgtacgtcttattcctagacttcggcccgatctgtatccacatctacaataggagactgatcttcccctaagctgtgatatcaccgaacgtctagaagtttgactgttctgtcaagactcgatatcttaaatgcaatgaataataatctgtaaacaaagcataatcatctcaaaagatttgaatacaagtctataaacaaattacaatcatattatctagtatgtgattttggttgggaaactcaaatgggatctcatttgagttgtatctccccaaacaaaacatgcattatacctttcttgttaagCCGTTattgatgtcgaggtctcgaagacgaatcttaccgatgtcaatctgaaatggcaatgtaaagATACACTCTATCAAGACATAACTCAAGGCAAGTCTTATACCATTCATAATTCAATCTCAATACAATTCAGTAGTGTAATGGCATGATTTCTTGATACCAATCTCTCAATAATAGTTAGTGAATTATCCACCACTCATCACATCAATCACAAAGTCATAATCTCCCCAAAATCTGCATTATTTCAACTCATACCATCTGAAATTTCATAACAATCACGTATGGCATCATtttctcgatccgtttacgttacTACAATGTCTATTATCCCCAGAATATATAATTACAagcatatcagcatttcccAACATCAATATCTTAATTCATGCAGGAAtataaagaaacttacatccttttgaagctaGTGATGAGAGGAAtccaaatcttaactcggaatataattcggatggctaaatcttgagaaatcTAAATTCAAAGTGAAAGAACTTGAAGCTATTCCAAGGAGCTCTCGGTTCTGACTTTTGCTGGAATGAAGAAATGAAGACTCAGCTCaaagtctatatatatatatatgtgccatgtgtcaactcaaGAAGagatggtggatttctcgcatgcagcaccgcgggtgcggtcactcttgcaccgcgggtgcggtcttgttcttaccgcgggtgcggtcacaccactgcgggtgcggtcttctcgcaccgcgggtgcggttttgtttcgaataaaatttgccaactttctgtcaatgcaccgcgggtgcggtctgggttgcaccgcgggtgcggtgtggcttcggcctttcttgcaaaaatccacaattgggtcacccatgaaaaagtattactttttatactaagagtattactttttattatgaatataggtaggattggcccgtctcatagattatgatctgtgagacggtctcacatgagacccattcATTATAAAAAATACACCGCTCCTCATTAGGAAAATGGGTTTGAAACGCGCTGTACAGTTATTCtttaagggtgtgtttggttgagtggattaaataaggatagattaatagtccaatatttatcgttaaaattttaagttgttttaataatcattttgacccggtttaagattcaagttttattaatcaaatagttatccataaaattggatcttaaactgagtcaaaatgattattaaaacatcttaaaattttaacgatatatatttgactattaatctatccttatttaatccactcaaccaaacacaccctaaaGGTTTTGGTTTTTCAATATTTTGTtatggtaaaaaaaataaaattattttattatttttaaaaaaaaatccctTATTGCGttacaaatataatatatttcaaatgcacaaaatcattaaaaattcaaatttttgaaatatttttccgGTTCAGATCACCCAGACCAAAAAGAAAGTTTTCCATTTTGagcataattataatattttgtttCTTTTAAAATTCATGAAACTAGTGGGCAAAAGCACAAGTACCATAACATGTcatatgtatttttatgataaaatctACACGCCATTCAAccgttcaaaaataaaattgatttaCAGTATTAATTTATATTACCTATTTTATTGTACAGGAATAATATATAACGTTAGTAAATGCTAGAAATAGTTAATCTAAGAATTTGTGAAATTTAGATGTTTTTTTTTGGTAACAATCACTAGAATGATATAAGACCAAAAGCGGATAATCTCCAACCAAAAACAGTAAATCGTGCACGAGAAAAGAAACATAAGCACAAGCCGTGTTATAAAGGGAGAGCTTGGTTGCCCTGCTATCTGCTCCATCGCATACTAAAACTGAATTCCACATTCCATGATCGACATCCGACAGAAAATAATACATTGTATCAATTCAGAAAACGCACTAGGCTCCTGGTGTTAAAAAATGAGAGTACCATTTAGCAACTAGCTCAGTGATATGCCGTTGAATGTTATGAAAATTAGCATTCGATGTCTCTACATTTCAAGATCCTGAAAGGTTCCCCTCGTAGGCTAACATCAATTCTTTAGCATCTTCCTCGAACCTCAAAACATATTTCTCCATGAACTTCTTTTCTGTATAGGATAACAAACTTGATATTTTCGGCAACTTTTCTACAAGCCCCCTTGATTTTAGGATCTTGAAAACTCTATATCGAGGCAATACTCTCTTCTCCATGCTGAAAACCAAATATTGTGGCCAATCAACAATCGTAGATTTGTCGAGCATAACAGTGTTCAAGAAGAACTCAATTGCACGTCTTAATCGCACTTCTGACGATTTGAAGAGATGGGGTGACTTGAGAAGCATTTTGTTGCATTGGCATTTGGAGAAACCGAAACTCTGAAGCACTTCGTATTTCCTACTGAGAGTCCCAGCACTATTACTATAACAAGCAAAAACACCATAAACCAACATCCTTGAACCCATGACGAATCCAAGTTCAGTAGCTCTTGAAATAAGAGATTTTAGTTTGGTCTCAGACATATAAACAAGCCGTGGCTCGTTCTTAAGAATCATGACCAATTGAGATCCTACAATGCCACAGCTTTTCAGATATTTGATGCCAGATAGCAATCTGGAATCCTTGCCAATCACCCAAGCGTACCTCGAAAGGATATGAAACATGTCATCATTAATATTACATTTACTGGTATCAGGTTGGATAAGCCCAAGAACTTTCTTGACGAGCTCGATACACGGCTTCAGCTTTTTATCCAAACTGCAAGTGAGAAGCATCGGGTTCTTGGAAATGAACGTAGCCAATTGAGGTCTTGGGATACCAAGTTCTTGAAAATATATGAGCTTTGGCTTAAGTATTTTTTCGACATCAAGTACAAGAATCTGGGGTCGGCTATTAAGCATCAATCTGATTTGGATATCTGAAAAACCatgaattttgagaaaatgaacAGCTGCTTGAGGTTTCTCAAGGGATTTGACATGTGAAAATTGGCTAGTAATGGTGAGAGCTCTCTGTTTGGGACATTTCAAAGAGTCGATCAAAAAATTGAGCAAAATATGGTTTTCTAAGTTTGGGTGTGTGGTTGATGTGTATGTACGGCTCAgagcaaaagaataaaaaaaatcaatacaaGGGGAAAGTGGGTTGGCGGGGTTCAAGTGGAAGTTGCGAAAATGGAAAGGCAGAAGCAAGCGAGAGCGAAGAGGGGACATGAACtctcaaatttattttaaagtttccAAGAGCTAGGGGAATTAGATTCTAACAACTGGTAACAAACTGTTGTTATATCTGAATACAACCATCATATATAAATCTAAGCTCAGCACAAGAAAAAATAAAGCTGAGCCTTTCTTATAATGGAAAGCAGTAAAAAACTAGACAGGAATTTGAAAAGACAGATCAAGATAGACTCAACTCTCAACAGAAGCACAATATCCGTTAATCACCTGAACAACCAAAAGAAAAGGCTATAAATCAGTTCAAGAATGTCCAAGAAGTCACCAAAATCCACTTAAACCAAGCTAAGCAATCATAATTTCATATATACATCAACCCAAGGGTAAAGAATGAAAAAACAACACAATAGATGAAGTTTCGGAACCTACACCTGGATCTGTATAATCCACAACAATACTACTTTCAGCTAGTTAATTAGTATTGACCATATGATTTAACTAAAAGTGGTAGGGATCTTAACCTCAGGTGCATTCGCTTACTTTGACCACTACTAAACGTACATCATCCCATTAAAAAACTACAAGCTTCCACATTTCCAATTTGTCCAAACTACAGATAGAGAGTAGAACACTATATCTTCATCCCACAAAATTTCCCACTTCGGCAAAAACACTTGACCTATCGAGACCAAATAAACATGAAAACAAGCACTGATTACACGGTTTAAAGCTTTTGCAGCAATGTTCATATAATCAGAACATATATCGAAACCGTCAATTAGACAACCACCGATCACAAGTCCAAGATCATCCATCTAAACTCCAGAATTTTCtcaaaaacattttaaaaaccACCTTTGTTCGAGGCTCCCAACACAAATTACGCCAGAAACCCAATAAATCCTAGAAAGAGGAATCACAGAGAAGgcaataatatttttcaattgATAGATTCCAAGACAAAATGCAGCAGTTCATTTTACAAAGATTTATAATGAATCAATACAGAAGTGGGAAATACAAAAAGGACTTCTGAATTTATGAACAACAAAAAGAGAAGTACCTGATAATTATTGAACAGTGGTGCAAGCAAAACGATGGCCGCATATTAAAGTTTCACTTCGAAATTTATGCAGTTCCTTCTGCGGAGAAGAGATTTATATTTGAGGTGAAATTATCGTTCTACCCACGAGATCATACAATTTGTATTCTGGCCTCTTCCTTCAAAGTTCAGAATTATGTTTTGGAATTACACGTTGGATTAGGTCCATCTACAGTGAGGTTACCTATTATATATTACAAAAGtgtatttgaaattataaaactatcataaatatatttctgaaaaaaaaaattcaaataaaaaatatggataattttatattttcaaatatattttataaccCAATTTATTTCTCCtattgtatgtgtgtgtgtgtgtgtgtgttttagtgaTAACGTTAAAACTCATCACTAAaattatttcattttaaaaatacaagTATTTTATGTTTTCAAAGAAtaaatttttgacaaaaatttgtgttagACGATATCACGAGTcttattttatgagacatatctcttatttgagtcattcatgaaaaaatattactttttatgttaagaatattactttttattatgaatatcagtaAAATTagcccgtctcacagataaaaattcatgagaccgtatcacaaaagacctactctaaaTTTTGACCACCTATGCATTGTTTTAAAgccaagtaaaaaaaaattcatttaaaaaaaacgcAATGTAAAACAGTAATTaataacttttttaaaaaatgcatTATTATATAGTATAATTTAGATAATAAAAACTTTAGTTTTTATTATATAGTAATTGATTATAAAAGAAATAACTTGAGTAAATTATTTCTAAACCATATTTCGTATGTGCTTGACTTGGTtggtataaataaatatttgtactAAGATAAATTTAGAATGAAATTTTTGGCACTAATGAATAATTTTAGAATGCCGGTAATCTCCAAACAGAGGTAAATTAATTCTTTCAAGATTCAGAAAGATGGCCTTCGTAAGCTAACATCAATTCTTCAGCGTCATCCTCAAACCTCAAAATATATTTCTCCGTAAACTTCTGATCTGTCCAACGTAATATACTTGTCATACTCGGCAACTTCTTCACAAGCCTCTTCGATTTCACCACCTGCACAACTCTATGTCGAGGTAATATTCTCTTCTCCATGCTACACATCAAACAATATGGCGATCCAAAAATCACAGATTTGTTAAGCTTAAGTGTACTCAAGAAGAACTCGATTCCACGCCTTAATCGTGCTTCTGATGATTTGAAGAGAATGGGTGCTTTGATAAGCATTTGTTTGCATTCGCATTCAGTGAATCCGAAGCTTTGAAACAAGTTGTACTTTTTTTTTAGAGTTTCAGCACTGTTACCATAACAAGCTAAAACACCATGAACAAACATTCTTGAATCCATAGCAAATCCTAATTCGGTAACCCTTGAGATAAGTTTTTTGAGTTTGGTTTCAGAAACAGAAAAGAGCCGTGGATCATTCTTCAGAAGCATGATCAATTGAGATCCCACGATACCACAACTTTCCAGATATTTGATGTTAGATAGCAATGTTGATTTTTCGCCAATCACAAAAGAATACCTCGAGAGGATACGAAACAGGTCATCATTAATATCACATTTACCGCTGTCTGGTCGGTTAAGCTCGAGAACTTTCTTCATGAGCTCGATACCAGACTTTAGCTTTTTATCCAAACTGCTGGAAAGAAGCATCGGGTTCTTGGAAATGAACTTAGCCAGATGAGGACTTGGGACACCAAGTTCTTGAAAATATACAAGCTTTGGGATGGATTTAAAGCAATGATCTGATTTGGGTGTCTGAAAAACCATGAGATCTGAGGAAATGAACAGCTAGCTGCTTGAGGTTTTTTAGTGGATTTGACATGTGTAAAGTGACTAGTGATGGTGAGAGCTCTTTGTTTGCGACATTTCAAAGAGTCGATGaaaaacttaaacataacaTGGCTTTCTAAATTTGAGTGCGGAGTTGATGTGTAGGAGCGGCTCAGAGAGAAAGGGAATAAAAAATTAATGCATTGGGAAAATGGATCAGTGGGGTCGAAGTGGAAATTGCGATAATGGAAATATGAAAGTGAGTGAGAGCGCATACTGGACATGATCTCTGAAATTTGATTTGAAGTGTTTAAGAGCTAGAGGTTAGATTTAACAGGTAACAGGCTGTTATTGATATGGACATGACTATAATTGACATATCTAAGCAGGGCACGTAAAAGATGAATCTAAGCATTTCTTATTTCGAGGTCATGGAAGCAGAAATTAGATAAGAATAGGAAACAGAACGATAAAGATGAACTCAACTCTGAACAGATGTGCAGTACCCCTTGGCCACCTGAGCAttcaaaattaagaaaaagatatAAATCAGTTCGAAGTCCAAGAATTCACCAAGAAAACAAATAATCCAAGCTCAGTTGTCATATATGAGAACAAACCATGTACAGAGAGTAGGATACAACACCAAAAGATAAAATCTTTTAACCAAACCTCAGGGTTTGTTTAATCAACAAAAAACGGCTACTTTTTTAGCTACTTAATTATGATTATCTTATGAATGAACTCAAAGTGGGAAGGATCGTAATTTCAGGTGCATCTGCATACTTTAACCACTCCTCATCATAAATATGTAACATTAGAAAACCAGAAGTTTCCACATTCCAGTTTGTCCAGATTGAAAGTAGGAAGACTTTATCAGGATCACACAAAATTTCTGCCATTGGCAAAATTACTAATTCTACATAAACCTTGAAAATGCTGGATGTAATTTATACAAAATCACTAAGATTACAAATgataattgaaataaaatattaaacaaaataCACAAAATGTAAAGGAGCTCAGTGCTAGTAGAACCAATACACAAGTGGTATGGCCAAATCTAAAATCATAAGTACCTTAGTGAGCACTCTAACAATAGAAGCAGAATACCAGAAAGGAATCAGCCTCGAAGCTGTAGCTTATTAGCAAAGCTAAGCAGATTTCAAGTAAATCCAAAGAAAATAAAGTAAAAGTGCTCGAAAATGTTGATGTAGTCTATTGCTTTTGTGACAACGTTCACGTAATCAGAACAAGTTTCGGAACCATTACCTAGAATCACCATCAATCCCCAAAATCCCCAATTTTACCCAAAGAATCAAAAAGAAAAAGCCCAGAAAATCTTCAATATACGGAGTAATAATGAAGTAGCACATAAACAGACAGGTGATGAGACCTGGAGGCAAACCTTCGCCACGACTCCCGAGCAAAGTCCAGCTGACATACACGCAGTTCCTTCTTAAAATACAGTTGGTTCCCACAGACAGGAATCACAGAATCGTATTTGGAGCATTTCaaggatttaaatttgaaaaaaggatataaaacaaaaaaaattaaatggttccaatttttgggattttaaaatatattaatatatattttttaaaaaataagttaCCATTTGTAAATTGAAGATTTCAAACAAATGGATTTTGAATTTAAATCTatgatagatatatatatatatataattatttatgttgCATTATAAACttcacattttaaaattttgaaaaaaggtGAGCTTGAGACTTGATGTTGTTAAAAACtgtataattttctttttttttttggctttttAGAAGAGGGATTTCATAAATATTAGTTTTGAAATTTGAGGTAGAAGTCTTTTTATTTCAAGTaagttatgaatatttattaaatttttgagccccaattaagaaaaaatataaaatttagcaaattaaatattatagaaaaaataacaaaatattataaacaATATGTCATAACATTATTATCTAACAAAGATCGCATCAGCTTTATACTAATAACTTTCTTCATTTCATCCGATTAATATCATTCAACAAAAACACATTAAATTTAACATCATAGCagaaaaatcatatatatatatatatgaagcaAATGTAGTCATTAAGTTATTAACTATGAACATGCATCCCTCCTACTTTTCCATATTCATCCCAAAACAAGCTGAAATCAATAAAATGGTCAATCATTTATCAGTTACCTTAGCGATTGACTAACATATCATCAAATTTTGTGAGTTATATGAATTAATATATATGGAAgtacaaattttttaaataaaagtactTTATATTAGAATTTATCATCATTTCATAAAACTGCATATCAATATtagacttaaaaaaaaaaacatacagTTTATATTAATAGATTTATTTATTTCCCATTTCAGAAAAATCTACCACTCAACCCCATGCTCCCCAACACTTTCCATGATCCTATTAGAATTCTCGTCAAATATATAGCTCTTGCCATTTTTCAAATCATCAGCATTATTTATCATCCCTACATTCATCTGTTCACCATAATGACTTCTTTTGGGATCATCTGGTAAACCAATGCCAAGATAATTActattatatgttttaaaatcccACAAATCATGATCATCAGGTCTGGCTGCAAACCCCATGGATACAATCGAACTATTACAGACAGCAATATCTTCTATTTTTTCGCCATGACGATTCGTGGCCGGCAAAGAAGGATCTTCTTGTGTAGCCACAGTGTTCTTCTCTCCCTCAGTATTTTCTCTATACTTGTTGAGGTAATCTTTCAAGGGTCCAACATAGTTCTCAAATCCAAGTGTTGTCATAGCCCAC
This Primulina eburnea isolate SZY01 chromosome 2, ASM2296580v1, whole genome shotgun sequence DNA region includes the following protein-coding sequences:
- the LOC140824380 gene encoding transcription termination factor MTERF15, mitochondrial-like, with product MFHILSRYAWVIGKDSRLLSGIKYLKSCGIVGSQLVMILKNEPRLVYMSETKLKSLISRATELGFVMGSRMLVYGVFACYSNSAGTLSRKYEVLQSFGFSKCQCNKMLLKSPHLFKSSEVRLRRAIEFFLNTVMLDKSTIVDWPQYLVFSMEKRVLPRYRVFKILKSRGLVEKLPKISSLLSYTEKKFMEKYVLRFEEDAKELMLAYEGNLSGS
- the LOC140824381 gene encoding transcription termination factor MTERF8, chloroplastic-like; translated protein: MVFQTPKSDHCFKSIPKLVYFQELGVPSPHLAKFISKNPMLLSSSLDKKLKSGIELMKKVLELNRPDSGKCDINDDLFRILSRYSFVIGEKSTLLSNIKYLESCGIVGSQLIMLLKNDPRLFSVSETKLKKLISRVTELGFAMDSRMFVHGVLACYGNSAETLKKKYNLFQSFGFTECECKQMLIKAPILFKSSEARLRRGIEFFLSTLKLNKSVIFGSPYCLMCSMEKRILPRHRVVQVVKSKRLVKKLPSMTSILRWTDQKFTEKYILRFEDDAEELMLAYEGHLSES
- the LOC140824821 gene encoding nuclear transcription factor Y subunit B-like, with the protein product MTGKKRVQNNSLINNNSMALADTKEQDGFLPIANVSRIMKKSLPANAKISKEAKQTVQECVSEFINFITGEASDKCQREKRKTINGDDLLWAMTTLGFENYVGPLKDYLNKYRENTEGEKNTVATQEDPSLPATNRHGEKIEDIAVCNSSIVSMGFAARPDDHDLWDFKTYNSNYLGIGLPDDPKRSHYGEQMNVGMINNADDLKNGKSYIFDENSNRIMESVGEHGVEW